A window of the Acidobacteriota bacterium genome harbors these coding sequences:
- a CDS encoding RHS repeat-associated core domain-containing protein — MSKQHLHHPNSRPLVAPLLALLSLAIAPFALAYSPSHPVGVSDPERALLRSAEQVDVVDLYSGALSVTIPIGPWSLTYNSNLWQYETLPDDTIVASPDRNKTAGFGWHLGWGEVYHPEASYNGTGRWLYVGADGGRHVFYDKLHRDDGDDGDDGTKQVFYTRDGSYLRLRLSPCSVEIESPDGTTQKFVGTCGPQSPLRLTKVWNAFGSESDPDLTITYGADPSTPGTDDTLRTVVDRYGLTHRVYLADQIGGAPIHYLHRIVTRVEIDSFGATPAVYDFHYREVQVDVGCKDTSPSTDPRIPLPHLTAVDFPDGSSFAMEEAGQLLYYNQCESIGGRQVEDLPGVLRGLNLPTGGKIRWDFEEREFPPNESNSVFNSTASVKERRLYDAGPISSQSELGVWKYKWTAIPALPSGVPGEPHDPEMHIEVVYPTNDCSKHFFNAIYWVDPVNSLGRPRGWETGLPFAYSRESADGSLYLSSEFWSDHDGSDGCAGNLERSTYLRFRRDTTPGQGTEVYPQVDWHNTNRQVEAQRVVFHDPTGDRQMDTVWSEYDGLGHFRREVTTGNFWAGSSHGERRETSIGFNRSTGTYPGSYAPVHISEPWVLGIFDSTEVYEPDAHGQQRARSEFHFESDTGFLTCQRALAAGAVRSSRDLLTVRSRDARGRVTDQRHYGSDRQPLSTSGGGCGSVPAQPAYWLSHEYDSQSPAHLRSRARTSAGGNGPFLLYDVDVEAGTGLVLAERDPSGFERRYTYDTLGRPLTVTPDAGARTEYAYVIASASNGPRFTTTQISPTSGAVLAQSHRIFDALGRLADERRLLPGNIWSSRERQHNARGWMTSISEWGAWNETKPSTKYLSFDPFGRASVIRPPNGSTHDLKVQRIAEWKVKRKTKLALAGGETYVPRIFEYDRYGRLRTVRERSGAGGALVPTTYRYDVGGRLTSATTTSGGTTQVRNFSYDNRGFLLSETVPEKGTAGNGTLYYREYDALGLAHRRDDGPNSHALTYDLMGRLRTVRDRNAASRLLRELQWDGVVAASRGQLWIAKEYNYLDLPWNGTGEEPVIVQQTFSYDGLANAVSQKTTQLLWSSPSVRFRQGYTYSELGQVASRDFPRCDLPVTCTGPAANGRVVTYKYDSGRLTEVPGWARSITYHPSGVWKEIEHANGVRDHQDIDPSFRRRPQRLYTSAVTPGFDSGTMTYDGAGNLKTMGSHAFTYDKARRLARASYLSGAFDQSYTYDPFGNLTAVDGYTTGERSLPVNPQTNRLSGASYDAAGNLLQPPPSSSIPAWQFTYDTSNRLVGQGNQRYLYDAFGERTMQIAADATMAGGAFFLRDLDQRFITKITLDGDRWLRDRDYIYAGSRLLARASTDTFADRDFHLDHLGSVRLVTHGVAMKRAAGTYRDEHFFFPYGEREGGSANFEDSPLFTGHERDGSTGADYMHARHYLWSLGRFLSVDPVVGVTSQPQSLNRYAYTLGNPINRTDPTGLSSILVCYHDGERVECFYSDDEIVDGGRGGGTGDNGFIDGTRYYDGNARPPGTIRRDWGDGPRNGNGGGGGPDEPVDPDPEDPDEPETGEDKNIVACTFATLYYTWPVAQFEHLVMGGISAAGAMAGSAVGDVVMSPFRLVPEINQQHTAKLGQPPGSIAPIFMSTGWPAFQEIMNAFQEGHHAASAECSNEH; from the coding sequence ATGTCGAAGCAGCACCTCCATCACCCGAATTCCAGACCACTCGTCGCCCCGCTCCTCGCCCTTCTCAGCCTGGCCATAGCGCCCTTCGCCCTCGCCTACTCCCCGAGCCACCCGGTGGGAGTCAGCGATCCCGAGCGCGCCCTGCTGAGAAGCGCCGAGCAGGTCGATGTGGTCGATCTCTACTCCGGTGCCCTGTCGGTCACGATTCCGATCGGCCCCTGGAGTCTGACCTACAACAGCAACCTGTGGCAGTACGAAACCCTCCCCGACGACACCATCGTGGCGAGCCCGGACCGCAACAAGACGGCCGGCTTCGGATGGCATCTGGGCTGGGGTGAGGTCTACCATCCGGAGGCGTCCTACAACGGCACCGGCCGGTGGCTCTACGTAGGAGCCGACGGCGGCCGCCACGTCTTCTACGACAAGCTCCACCGCGACGACGGGGACGATGGCGACGACGGCACCAAACAGGTCTTCTATACCCGCGACGGCAGCTACCTGCGGCTGCGGCTCAGTCCCTGCTCCGTCGAGATCGAGTCGCCGGACGGCACGACCCAGAAGTTTGTCGGCACCTGCGGTCCGCAGAGCCCTCTGCGATTGACCAAAGTGTGGAACGCCTTCGGATCGGAAAGCGACCCCGATCTCACCATCACCTATGGCGCCGATCCCAGCACCCCGGGCACGGACGACACCCTGCGCACCGTCGTCGACCGCTACGGCCTGACCCACCGGGTCTACCTCGCCGACCAAATCGGCGGAGCTCCGATCCACTACCTCCACCGCATCGTGACGCGGGTCGAGATCGACTCCTTCGGCGCCACGCCGGCGGTCTACGACTTCCACTACCGAGAGGTTCAGGTGGATGTCGGTTGCAAGGACACGTCGCCGTCCACGGATCCTCGCATCCCCCTTCCGCACCTGACCGCAGTCGACTTCCCGGACGGCAGCTCCTTCGCGATGGAAGAGGCTGGCCAGCTCCTCTATTACAACCAGTGCGAGTCGATCGGCGGCCGGCAAGTCGAGGACCTGCCCGGAGTTCTGCGGGGCCTGAACCTGCCGACCGGCGGCAAGATCCGCTGGGACTTCGAAGAGCGGGAGTTCCCGCCCAACGAATCGAACTCGGTGTTCAACTCCACCGCGTCGGTCAAGGAACGCCGCCTCTACGACGCCGGGCCGATCAGCTCCCAGAGCGAGCTCGGCGTCTGGAAATACAAGTGGACGGCAATTCCGGCGCTGCCCTCGGGAGTGCCGGGAGAGCCCCATGATCCCGAGATGCACATCGAGGTGGTCTACCCGACGAACGACTGCAGCAAGCACTTCTTCAACGCCATCTATTGGGTCGATCCGGTGAACTCCCTGGGACGCCCACGGGGCTGGGAAACGGGTTTGCCCTTCGCCTACAGTCGGGAGAGTGCCGATGGCTCGCTCTACCTGTCTTCGGAGTTCTGGAGCGACCACGACGGCAGCGACGGCTGCGCTGGCAACCTCGAACGCTCCACCTACCTGCGCTTCCGCCGCGACACCACCCCGGGCCAGGGCACCGAGGTCTATCCCCAAGTCGACTGGCACAACACCAACCGCCAGGTGGAAGCGCAGCGGGTGGTCTTTCACGACCCCACCGGTGATCGCCAAATGGACACGGTGTGGAGCGAGTACGACGGCCTGGGACACTTTCGCCGCGAGGTCACCACCGGCAACTTCTGGGCCGGCTCGAGCCATGGCGAGCGGCGCGAGACCAGCATCGGCTTCAACCGCTCGACCGGCACCTATCCCGGCAGCTATGCGCCGGTCCACATCAGCGAGCCCTGGGTGCTCGGGATCTTCGACTCGACGGAGGTCTACGAGCCGGACGCCCACGGCCAGCAGCGCGCCCGCAGCGAGTTCCACTTCGAGTCGGATACCGGCTTTCTAACCTGCCAGCGGGCGCTCGCCGCCGGCGCTGTCCGCAGCTCCCGGGATCTGCTGACGGTGCGCTCTCGGGACGCCCGCGGCCGAGTCACCGACCAGCGCCACTACGGCAGCGACCGGCAGCCCCTGTCCACCAGCGGCGGCGGCTGCGGCTCGGTTCCCGCTCAGCCGGCCTACTGGCTGAGCCACGAGTACGACTCCCAGAGCCCCGCCCACCTGCGCAGCCGAGCGCGAACCTCGGCGGGAGGCAACGGCCCATTCCTGCTCTACGACGTCGATGTCGAGGCCGGAACCGGACTGGTCCTGGCGGAGCGCGATCCGTCCGGCTTCGAGCGCCGCTACACCTACGACACCCTCGGCCGGCCCCTCACCGTCACTCCCGACGCCGGGGCCCGCACCGAGTACGCCTACGTCATCGCCTCGGCCAGCAACGGGCCGCGCTTCACCACCACCCAAATCTCCCCCACCAGCGGCGCCGTCCTGGCGCAGAGTCACCGCATCTTCGACGCCCTCGGTCGCTTGGCCGACGAGCGACGCCTCCTGCCGGGCAATATCTGGTCTTCCCGCGAGCGCCAGCACAACGCCCGCGGCTGGATGACCTCGATCTCCGAGTGGGGGGCCTGGAACGAGACCAAGCCGAGCACCAAATACCTCAGCTTCGACCCCTTCGGCCGAGCCAGCGTCATCCGTCCGCCGAATGGATCGACCCACGACCTCAAGGTGCAGCGCATCGCCGAGTGGAAGGTCAAGCGCAAGACCAAGCTGGCCCTCGCCGGTGGCGAAACCTACGTGCCGCGGATTTTCGAGTACGACCGCTACGGCCGCTTGCGCACGGTGCGCGAGCGGTCGGGCGCCGGCGGAGCCTTGGTTCCCACCACCTACCGCTACGACGTTGGCGGCCGGTTGACGTCGGCGACCACCACCAGCGGCGGCACCACCCAGGTGCGCAACTTCTCCTACGACAACCGCGGTTTCCTGCTCTCGGAGACGGTGCCCGAAAAGGGCACCGCCGGCAATGGCACCCTCTACTACCGCGAATACGATGCCCTCGGCCTCGCCCATCGGCGCGACGACGGCCCCAACAGCCACGCCCTGACCTACGACCTGATGGGGCGCTTGCGGACGGTCCGAGACCGCAACGCCGCATCGCGCCTGCTGCGCGAGCTGCAGTGGGATGGTGTGGTCGCCGCCAGCCGCGGCCAGCTGTGGATCGCCAAGGAATACAACTACCTCGATCTACCCTGGAACGGCACCGGCGAGGAGCCGGTCATCGTCCAGCAGACCTTCTCCTACGATGGCCTCGCCAACGCCGTGTCGCAGAAGACGACTCAGTTGCTGTGGAGCAGTCCCAGCGTCCGTTTCCGCCAGGGTTACACCTACAGCGAGCTCGGTCAGGTGGCGAGCCGCGACTTTCCGCGTTGCGATCTGCCGGTCACCTGCACCGGCCCGGCCGCCAACGGCCGCGTCGTGACCTACAAGTACGACAGCGGCCGGCTGACCGAGGTTCCGGGTTGGGCACGCTCCATCACCTACCACCCGAGCGGCGTGTGGAAGGAGATCGAGCACGCCAACGGAGTGCGCGACCACCAGGACATCGACCCGAGCTTCCGCCGGCGTCCGCAACGCCTCTACACCAGCGCGGTCACTCCGGGCTTCGACAGCGGCACCATGACCTACGACGGCGCCGGCAATCTCAAAACGATGGGCAGCCATGCCTTCACCTATGACAAAGCCCGTCGCCTGGCCCGGGCTTCCTACCTGTCGGGAGCCTTCGACCAGAGCTACACCTACGATCCCTTCGGCAACCTCACGGCGGTGGACGGCTACACCACCGGCGAACGCTCACTGCCCGTCAACCCGCAGACCAACCGCCTGAGCGGCGCGAGCTACGACGCCGCCGGCAACCTCCTGCAGCCGCCACCGTCGTCGTCCATCCCGGCCTGGCAGTTCACCTACGACACCTCCAACCGACTGGTCGGTCAGGGCAACCAACGCTACCTCTACGACGCCTTCGGGGAGCGCACGATGCAGATCGCCGCCGATGCGACGATGGCTGGTGGCGCCTTCTTCCTGCGCGATCTCGACCAACGGTTCATCACCAAGATCACCCTCGACGGCGATCGCTGGCTACGCGACCGTGACTACATCTACGCCGGCAGCCGCCTGCTCGCCCGCGCCTCGACGGACACCTTCGCCGACCGCGACTTCCACCTCGACCACCTCGGCAGCGTGCGACTGGTCACCCACGGTGTCGCCATGAAGCGGGCGGCTGGTACCTACCGCGACGAGCACTTCTTCTTTCCCTACGGCGAGCGCGAAGGCGGCAGCGCCAACTTCGAGGACTCACCCCTGTTCACCGGCCACGAGCGCGACGGCTCCACCGGCGCCGACTACATGCACGCCCGGCACTACCTGTGGAGCCTCGGCCGGTTCCTGAGCGTCGACCCGGTGGTGGGCGTCACGAGCCAGCCGCAGAGCCTCAACCGCTATGCCTACACCCTGGGCAACCCAATCAACCGCACCGACCCGACAGGCCTGAGCTCGATACTGGTCTGCTACCACGATGGCGAGAGAGTCGAGTGCTTCTACAGCGACGACGAGATCGTCGATGGCGGGCGCGGCGGCGGCACCGGAGACAACGGCTTCATCGATGGAACCCGCTACTACGACGGCAACGCCCGTCCGCCGGGCACTATCCGGCGCGACTGGGGTGACGGACCGCGCAACGGCAACGGCGGCGGCGGCGGCCCGGACGAGCCGGTCGATCCGGATCCGGAGGATCCAGACGAGCCCGAGACGGGCGAGGACAAGAACATCGTGGCCTGCACCTTCGCTACCCTCTACTACACCTGGCCCGTCGCCCAGTTCGAGCATCTCGTCATGGGCGGAATCTCGGCAGCCGGAGCTATGGCCGGCTCTGCTGTCGGGGACGTCGTCATGAGCCCCTTCCGGTTGGTGCCGGAGATCAACCAGCAGCACACTGCGAAGCTCGGCCAGCCACCGGGCTCCATCGCACCGATCTTCATGTCCACTGGATGGCCGGCTTTTCAGGAAATCATGAACGCCTTCCAGGAAGGACACCACGCTGCCTCCGCCGAGTGCAGCAACGAGCACTGA